TGCCCGTACGATCCGCAAGGATGGTGTAGATGCGGTTTTCGAGTGAGCGAGTCACCAGGGCATCCGGACAATAAGGCAAAACCAGATTGGCAGGAAGAGCAACAACCTGGGCACCTTTTAAAGCCACTGTGCGCATCGCCTCAGGGTAGATATAATCAAAGCAGATTAAGAGCCCAAATTTCACCCCCTGATATTCAAAGACTTGATAGGGCAGATTGCCCGGGTCAAAGATGAAAGACTCTTCAAAAAATAAATGGGTTTTTCGGTAATGTCCAATGAGTCCATCCGGTCCCATGAGCACTGCTGAATTATAAAGGGCGTTTCCGTCCTTTTCGGCAAAACCATAGATCAATGCCCAATTTTTTTTCTGACAGAGTGCCCGGGCAAATTCATAAGTCGGGCCTTCGTCTACTTTTTCTGCTAAGGTTTGGAGTTCGGTCTTATTGAGAAACAGATAACCGGTGTTGAATAATTCAGGAAGAACCAAAAGGTCGGCATTTACATTTTTTACCAGTCCACTAACCTTATCGAAATTTTTTTCTTTGGCACCGAATACCGGA
The nucleotide sequence above comes from candidate division WOR-3 bacterium. Encoded proteins:
- a CDS encoding nitrilase-related carbon-nitrogen hydrolase, coding for MKVGFVQFSPVFGAKEKNFDKVSGLVKNVNADLLVLPELFNTGYLFLNKTELQTLAEKVDEGPTYEFARALCQKKNWALIYGFAEKDGNALYNSAVLMGPDGLIGHYRKTHLFFEESFIFDPGNLPYQVFEYQGVKFGLLICFDYIYPEAMRTVALKGAQVVALPANLVLPYCPDALVTRSLENRIYTILADRTGTEERETKRLSFIGKSEIVAPDGTILLRVNDEECVQVIDIDPNLALDKRVTPYNDIFKQRRTDLYFRF